A DNA window from Litorivicinus lipolyticus contains the following coding sequences:
- the dcd gene encoding dCTP deaminase: MSIKSDRWIRQMSEQHGMIEPYEAGQVRYRGEEKLISYGTSSYGYDVRCADEFKVFTNIHSATVDPKAFDEKSFVDVKGDYCIIPPNSFALARTVEYFRIPEDVLTICLGKSTYARCGIIVNVTPLEPEWEGHVTLEFSNTTTLPAKIYAGEGVAQMLFFQSDERCETTYKDRGGKYQGQTGVTLPRT; encoded by the coding sequence ATGAGCATTAAATCAGATCGCTGGATCCGCCAGATGTCAGAGCAGCATGGCATGATCGAACCCTACGAAGCGGGCCAAGTTCGCTACCGCGGCGAGGAAAAGCTGATCAGCTACGGTACTTCGAGCTACGGCTATGACGTGCGCTGTGCGGACGAGTTTAAAGTCTTTACTAACATCCACAGTGCCACCGTGGATCCCAAGGCCTTTGATGAAAAGAGCTTTGTCGACGTCAAAGGCGACTACTGCATCATCCCGCCCAACAGCTTCGCGCTGGCGCGCACGGTCGAGTACTTCCGTATTCCCGAGGACGTGCTGACAATTTGCCTGGGCAAGAGCACCTATGCGCGCTGTGGCATTATCGTCAACGTGACGCCGCTGGAACCGGAATGGGAGGGTCATGTGACCTTGGAGTTCAGCAACACCACGACCCTGCCTGCGAAAATTTACGCCGGCGAAGGGGTCGCACAAATGCTGTTCTTCCAGTCCGACGAACGCTGTGAAACCACCTACAAAGACCGTGGCGGTAAATACCAAGGCCAAACCGGCGTGACCCTGCCGCGCACGTGA
- a CDS encoding CoA-binding protein, with product MSDALYGDDARVLELLRAPQHIGVLGVSRKPHRASYRVTEVLIAAGYRVSLINPSLAGQSLFDRPVYATLADATAAEGVLDWVDVFRAPEHLAAILDDAIACGARGLWGQLEVKDPIVAQRALDQGLKVVMDRCPAIELPRLRAHLT from the coding sequence GTGAGTGACGCACTGTACGGTGACGATGCGCGCGTGCTGGAATTGCTGCGCGCGCCGCAACACATCGGCGTGTTGGGGGTGTCGCGTAAACCGCACCGCGCCAGCTACCGGGTCACCGAGGTGCTGATCGCCGCGGGTTACCGCGTGTCGCTAATCAACCCGTCCCTGGCGGGCCAGTCACTGTTTGATCGGCCGGTGTATGCGACATTGGCCGACGCCACGGCAGCCGAGGGTGTGCTGGATTGGGTCGACGTGTTTCGCGCGCCCGAGCACCTGGCAGCGATTTTGGACGATGCGATTGCCTGTGGCGCCCGTGGCCTGTGGGGGCAATTGGAGGTTAAAGACCCGATCGTTGCTCAACGCGCACTGGATCAAGGGCTCAAGGTCGTGATGGACCGCTGTCCCGCCATCGAATTACCGCGCCTACGCGCACACTTAACCTAG
- a CDS encoding bifunctional 5,10-methylenetetrahydrofolate dehydrogenase/5,10-methenyltetrahydrofolate cyclohydrolase — translation MTAHRIDGKAFAAKLRSTLTTQVADFKSAHDCVPGLAVVLVGEDPASQVYVGSKIKQTQEVGMRSIEHRLADDTDQATLETLIDALNADDSIDGILVQLPLPAGLDSSAILDRIDPAKDVDGFHPVNVGALWTGADALVPCTPLGCSLMVADTLGDDLSGLHAVVVGRSNIVGKPISALLQKMNATVTMAHSRTADIAALCRDADIVVAAVGRPGFVKADWIKPGATVIDVGINRLDTGKLVGDVDAGAFEVAGAMTPVPGGVGPMTIACLLTNTLRAAVLRRA, via the coding sequence ATGACCGCCCACCGTATTGATGGCAAAGCCTTTGCCGCCAAACTTCGCTCGACATTGACCACCCAAGTTGCGGACTTTAAGTCCGCCCATGACTGTGTTCCTGGGCTTGCGGTGGTATTGGTGGGCGAAGACCCCGCCAGCCAGGTCTATGTCGGTAGCAAGATTAAGCAAACCCAAGAAGTCGGTATGCGCTCGATCGAGCACCGCTTGGCGGACGACACCGATCAGGCGACCTTGGAAACGCTGATTGATGCCTTGAATGCCGATGACAGCATCGACGGTATTTTGGTCCAGCTGCCGTTGCCGGCGGGATTGGACAGCAGCGCGATTTTGGACCGCATTGACCCCGCCAAAGACGTCGACGGTTTCCACCCGGTCAATGTCGGCGCGTTGTGGACCGGCGCTGACGCATTGGTGCCTTGCACGCCCTTGGGTTGCAGCCTGATGGTCGCGGACACTTTGGGCGATGACTTGAGTGGTCTGCATGCCGTGGTGGTGGGTCGCTCGAACATTGTCGGCAAGCCGATCAGCGCGTTGCTGCAAAAAATGAATGCCACCGTGACCATGGCCCATTCGCGCACCGCGGACATTGCCGCGCTATGCCGTGACGCCGACATTGTGGTGGCGGCGGTCGGCCGGCCTGGATTTGTTAAAGCGGATTGGATTAAACCCGGCGCTACCGTGATCGACGTCGGCATTAATCGCCTGGATACCGGCAAGCTGGTCGGTGATGTCGACGCTGGCGCCTTTGAGGTGGCCGGTGCGATGACTCCGGTGCCCGGCGGCGTCGGCCCCATGACCATTGCGTGCTTGCTGACCAATACACTGCGGGCGGCGGTGCTGCGCCGCGCCTGA
- a CDS encoding FecCD family ABC transporter permease: MLADQYTAGGGAAPRLMGYSSRLAIVAAVGLMGLAASLSGLAWPTGALDWQIIEHLRWPRVVAAALVGSVLAVCGLLLQILTRNPLAEPYILGLSGGASVAVMAGAVAGISPLFRSPLAVAGALTATLILFALTRGGRADPVRLLLTGVLISAACGALGSLLLTLSDPLQSQTALVWLMGDFGSAGLSLWWALPWVVLVVLLARAGRVMDLMARGQDIAQVLGMPVQKIQVAALALVSVLTALCVAVAGPIGFVGLVVPHVMRLWHGGAHRRLLPLCAAGGAALLIWADWLGQVLVRPIQLPAGVIMALIGVPLLLVLLRGVHVKR; this comes from the coding sequence GTGCTTGCTGACCAATACACTGCGGGCGGCGGTGCTGCGCCGCGCCTGATGGGGTACTCCAGCCGACTGGCAATTGTCGCGGCGGTCGGCCTGATGGGGTTGGCCGCGTCACTCAGTGGGTTGGCGTGGCCGACCGGGGCGTTGGATTGGCAAATCATTGAACACCTGCGTTGGCCGCGTGTGGTCGCCGCCGCCTTGGTCGGCAGCGTACTGGCGGTCTGTGGCCTGCTACTGCAAATTCTGACTCGAAACCCGCTCGCCGAGCCGTATATTTTGGGCCTGTCAGGCGGCGCGTCGGTGGCGGTGATGGCCGGCGCTGTCGCCGGCATCAGCCCACTGTTTCGCTCGCCCTTGGCGGTGGCCGGGGCGCTGACGGCGACCCTAATTCTGTTTGCGCTGACCCGTGGCGGCCGTGCCGACCCGGTCCGGCTTTTGCTGACCGGTGTGCTGATCAGCGCCGCCTGTGGTGCGCTCGGTAGTTTGTTGTTAACCCTGAGTGACCCGTTGCAATCGCAGACCGCGTTGGTCTGGTTGATGGGCGACTTTGGCTCGGCCGGGTTGTCGCTGTGGTGGGCACTGCCCTGGGTCGTGTTGGTGGTGCTGCTGGCGCGTGCGGGCCGGGTCATGGATCTGATGGCCCGTGGCCAAGACATCGCCCAGGTGCTGGGTATGCCGGTGCAAAAAATCCAAGTGGCGGCGCTGGCGCTGGTTAGTGTGTTGACCGCGTTGTGCGTGGCGGTGGCCGGCCCGATTGGGTTTGTCGGCTTGGTCGTGCCCCACGTTATGCGGCTGTGGCACGGCGGTGCGCACCGGCGATTGCTGCCGCTGTGTGCGGCCGGTGGCGCGGCCTTGTTGATTTGGGCGGATTGGTTAGGCCAGGTCTTGGTTCGGCCGATTCAATTGCCCGCGGGCGTGATCATGGCGTTGATCGGTGTGCCCTTGTTATTGGTTTTGCTGCGGGGCGTGCATGTTAAGCGTTGA
- a CDS encoding ABC transporter ATP-binding protein: MLSVDALRTSFDGQANVIDFQLAPGQVLVVLGPNGAGKSWLMRTLAGLNPVMAGAVRWHERSLADCTDSARIRAFLSQEEARVFPMTVFEQVLSARAPWLQWHQSHSVQDEQKARESLVKVDMLAFADRMVDSLSGGEWQRVRLAGLLAQDTPLWLLDEPTEHLDPKHIWDTVPGLVRAHCRASGSVVLVGHDPDWAARLADQVVFVSRDGWEVGSASAMLTEPKLSALYGHRFVDHDGRWVAG, from the coding sequence ATGTTAAGCGTTGATGCCCTGCGGACCTCGTTTGACGGTCAGGCCAACGTGATCGATTTTCAGTTGGCGCCGGGCCAGGTGCTGGTGGTGTTGGGCCCGAATGGGGCCGGCAAAAGCTGGTTGATGCGGACCCTGGCCGGGCTGAATCCGGTGATGGCCGGGGCGGTGCGTTGGCATGAACGATCGTTGGCGGACTGTACTGACAGCGCCCGAATTCGAGCCTTTTTGAGCCAAGAAGAAGCCCGTGTGTTCCCCATGACCGTGTTTGAACAGGTCCTGTCCGCGCGCGCGCCGTGGCTGCAATGGCACCAAAGCCACAGCGTCCAAGACGAACAAAAGGCGCGTGAGTCACTGGTCAAGGTCGACATGTTAGCGTTTGCCGATCGGATGGTCGATTCATTGTCCGGCGGCGAATGGCAGCGTGTGCGTTTGGCCGGTTTATTGGCCCAGGACACGCCGCTTTGGCTGCTGGATGAGCCGACTGAACACCTGGATCCCAAGCACATTTGGGACACGGTCCCCGGTTTGGTGCGGGCACATTGCCGGGCATCGGGTTCGGTGGTGTTGGTTGGGCATGATCCGGATTGGGCGGCACGATTGGCCGATCAGGTGGTGTTCGTCAGCCGCGATGGCTGGGAAGTGGGCTCGGCCAGCGCAATGCTGACCGAGCCTAAGTTAAGCGCCCTGTACGGCCATCGTTTTGTCGATCACGATGGCCGCTGGGTGGCGGGTTAG